In Caretta caretta isolate rCarCar2 chromosome 4, rCarCar1.hap1, whole genome shotgun sequence, one genomic interval encodes:
- the DRD5 gene encoding D(1B) dopamine receptor, giving the protein MLQSPGENQTLLSQPLPLSLLLQQPGPPAVGAGEGSGEPPVAAGPAQIVAGSLLSLLILWTLFGNVLVCVAIIRFRHLRSKVTNIFIVSLAVSDLLVALLVMPWKAVAEVAGYWPFGAFCSVWVAFDIMCSTASILNLCVISMDRYWAISSPFRYERKMTQRVALVMISVAWALSVLISFIPVQLNWHKGGDVDGGGPGTTSAAAGTGPSWAEGIGTNWTVVLRPSEGTASSNETLEGQAESCDSSLNRTYAISSSLISFYIPVAIMLVTYTRIYRIAQVQIRRISSLERAAEHAQSCRSSRVDCHHHTSLKTSIRKETKVLKTLSVIMGVFVCCWLPFFILNCIVPFCESPPDNPYAGLPCVSETTFNIFVWFGWANSSLNPIIYAFNADFRKVFSNLLGCSEFCSSTPVETVNISNELISYNQDTLFHKEIVTAYVNMIPNVVGCEDDPFDRMSQISPDHEIATDSVCELDCEGEISLDKITPFTPNGLH; this is encoded by the coding sequence ATGCTGCAGTCTCCAGGGGAGAACCAGACCCTGCTCTCCCAGCCTCTCCCGCTTTCGCTGCTGTTGCAGCAGCCCGGGCCGCCTGCAGTGGGCgctggggaggggtcaggggaGCCGCCTGTGGCTGCGGGGCCCGCGCAGATAGTGGCTGGCAGCCTACTGTCCCTGCTGATTCTCTGGACGCTCTTCGGCAACGTGCTGGTGTGTGTGGCCATCATCCGCTTCCGGCACCTGAGGAGCAAGGTCACCAACATCTTCATCGTGTCCTTGGCCGTCTCTGACCTCTTGGTGGCCCTGTTGGTGATGCCCTGGAAGGCAGTGGCCGAGGTGGCCGGCTACTGGCCCTTTGGGGCCTTCTGCAGTGTCTGGGTGGCCTTTGACATCATGTGCTCCACCGCCTCCATTCTGAACCTCTGTGTGATCAGCATGGACAGGTACTGGGCCATCTCCAGCCCATTCAGGTATGAGAGGAAGATGACCCAGAGGGTGGCTTTGGTGATGATCAGCGTGGCTTGGGCTTTGTCTGTCCTTATCTCCTTCATCCCTGTCCAGCTCAACTGGCACAAAGGCGGGGATGTTGATGGAGGTGGGCCTGGCACtacctcagcagcagcaggcactGGCCCCAGCTGGGCGGAAGGGATTGGCACTAACTGGACAGTAGTATTGAGACCCTCAGAGGGGACTGCCAGCAGCAATGAGACTCTTGAGGGACAGGCTGAGAGCTGTGATTCCAGCCTCAACAGGACCTATGCTATCTCCTCCTCGCTGATCAGCTTTTATATCCCCGTAGCCATCATGCTAGTCACCTACACACGGATCTACCGCATTGCCCAAGTGCAGATCCGCAGGATTTCCTCCCTGGAGAGGGCAGCTGAGCATGCACAGAGTTGCCGGAGCAGCCGTGTTGACTGCCACCACCACACCAGCCTCAAGACTTCCATCAGAAAAGAGACCAAGGTCTTGAAGACCCTCTCAGTCATCATGGGAGTCTTTGTCTGCTGCTGGCTGCCCTTCTTCATTCTGAACTGCATAGTCCCCTTTTGTGAGAGCCCCCCTGACAACCCTTATGCTGGCCTTCCCTGTGTCAGCGAGACCacctttaatatttttgtatgGTTTGGCTGGGCCAACTCATCCCTCAATCCCATCATCTATGCTTTCAATGCTGACTTCAGAAAGGTTTTCTCCAACCTCCTAGGGTGCAGTGAGTTTTGCTCTAGCACTCCAGTGGAGACAGTCAATATAAGCAATGAACTCATCTCCTATAATCAAGACACCCTTTTCCATAAGGAAATAGTGACTGCTTATGTCAACATGATCCCTAATGTGGTTGGTTGCGAGGATGATCCTTTCGACAGGATGTCCCAGATCTCCCCAGACCATGAGATTGCCACCGACTCTGTGTGTGAGCTGGACTGTGAGGGGGAGATCTCCCTAGACAAAATAACACCTTTCACCCCAAATGGTTTACATTAA